The sequence AAGTCAGGTTGCAACCAATTTATAAGGCATGCAGTTGCGACCAAAAAAAGACATGATTGCATCTAGTGTGGGATGAATGGCCCACCTCTCCCCCTCCGACGAAACAAAGACCTATGCGACAActagaagacatgcagttgctGCCAAACACAATGCGGCCATCATTAGCAGTTTGTATGAGATTTTTTTTTGAATCTGCCACCACCCACACAAATACCGACCAACCCCCTGTTCTTCAAACGGCGTGGCAGTAGCAACTTTCTTGGGTATTTTCTATGCATCATGGAAAAAACACACAAAAAAGAGACAATTATGTGAGTGTTTTATCAAAACCATGAAACTTTCTTTGGTCTTTGAATCATTTCAAAGAAAAGGGTAAAAAACAATTTAGATTTTTTACTTGAAAAGCATACTGAAAAAAAACTGAGCATGAATACATGTTCAAACATATTTGCAGATACTAAAAACTCCTGCAAAAAAGTCTTATATTTTTAATTATGCAATTTCCAGCTCAGAAATCATATTACCCCGCCCCTTCTCTTTCCTAGGAATCAGATTTGCATTATGTGTTCAGATATATATACTTGTAGCATACCCATACAAAAAAGAACTAaaagagaaaaaaggaaaaaagagatACATACCATCATGCCCAAACGAATGTCTGTCCTTGTGAGGCGGTGAAAGAAAGGAAACCCGATGAAATCATCACGAGAGGCAGCGGCCCTTGTAGCTGAAAACCCTATGTCTCATTAAGCAGAAGCACCATAGTGCGAACAATGCCTTCACCACCATCACTTGAAGCTTCTCCATCCTCATCATCTGAATATGAATCTTCAATGGGATCACCCTCTTCCATAGGCTGTTCATCTTCGGAGCCGTTGCCCACCTGGATCACACAAATAGCTGCCCTAGGCGAAGGTTCATCCAGGAAGAACACCACCATCTGACCCTTCCCCAGCTTGTTGTCATCATAGAACTTCCTCCAACCTCTCCCATACATAGCGCTCTTTGTACGACCCTTGTAACACTTTACAGTGTATGTCCGTTGGTTTGCCACAAACATCACCCTATCTCCTGTCACATTGTTGAAACGGGCCCTTTCATTGCAAGGCACAACCTGATTTGAACACACACAAAAAACTAAAAAATACAAAAAGTTAGGAGTGACGTCACACAAAAGTTTTGAGTATGTGATGACATTAGTACAAAAAGTTAGGAGTGAGTTACCCCTGCATTGTTGGACTCCTCCCATGCAAACATGCTGAAACCACTTCCCTTGCTCTCATAGTTGCAATGGTTGAAACAAACTCCACAAACCTCCTGTGCACATCCAAAAAGgaagcaaaaaataaaataaattagaATGTATAACTCACTAAATAACAGTTTACAAGTCATTCTTCTTTGTTCTCAGATATATACTAAACAAACTTCACCATGTATTCATGCAGCTTTATGATTGTGAAAAAGCCCAAAAACTATGCTTACCAGATGGTACAACAAAAAAATAACATATAAAAAATTACTTCTGCTGTAAAAGAACTAGTGGTTCAGTTTTTGGGAAAGAGAGAACAAAAAGTAATTGATGTTACATGTGTTACTATTACACTCTTCTGAAATAGGAAATACAAACAAAAAGAAGTTTTCAAATAGCTTCACACAGGGCCCATCAGGTTCCTGAAGTTAAATCCCTGCCCACCCAAATGACAAAATCTTGCTTTTAATACGTTTTTATGACTAAAATTAATTCACAGAATGATGCTAATCCAGGCTAAGATGTTTCATTTTTTGCCACTCGACAGATCAGAAAGTACTCCTGTGAGGTCATGAGTCTAAACTCTGAACTAAAAGTACCTACATAGAAAttggtggtgctactagtactacctccagtaaaaaaaatacaaaaaGGTACTAATCACTCTGTTATAGCTACTTGGCTTTACTGCTAGTTCTAATCAGTGCCACATAAGTAACTAGGTTGCCCttgaaaaatcaaaaaaaaaaagagaaactAGCAGATTTGAATCAATCAACTGATCGTTAGTTGACTATCTATGATAGATCCTAGCGGATTTGATCAAGCAAACTTGGTGCTAACTTTGAACATGCATATTTGGATCAGGTGCTCTAACACTGCACAAAAGTGAAAAGTGTACAAAGACATACAATGTTAGGCTCAAGTGCAACAAAAAATCAGCAAAaaatgcaataaaaaaatacaaGAGGCTATGAAGATATAAAACAGCACTAGCAATATGCCTATACTAACTACCACTGGAAGTGACACTATGAACATAGAAAATGGTAAAATGAAACTATGGTTAGTAAGATGAACATACCAACAAGTCTGAAACTATATTCAGTTGTATGAACGTACCACTGCAAGTTTGAAACTATGTTCAGCAAAACGAACATACCACTGAAAGTCTGAAACTATGTTATGTACCACTGAAATTCTAAATCTTAACTATGGACATGGCAATCATCTATCATGAAAATGTACAAAAAAGCTATGAAAGTCTGAAAGTCTGAAACTACTAGTCAACTGAAACTACTAGTCACTGAAAGTCTGAAACTACTAGTCCACTGAAACTACTAGTCACTGAAAGTCTGAAACTACTAGTCCACTGAAACTACTAGTCACTGAAAATCCTTTATGAACGTATCACTGGAGTCTGAAACTACTGGTCAACTTCCTCCGGTGAAAAAAGATACATCATCCTCTACTTTCACTGGGAATGATTTTGCATTCTATTGACACACaaaaacaaaaatacaaaaatctTAATGATAGAAACGCTataaacaaaaacaaaaaatcaTGTAGATTACTTTAATCAAACAAGTATCCatgaaaaaagaaaaagggaTCTACATTATATGCATACATGCAAACCCTACATATACCACTAAAATTCAGCATGCATCTTGATACACACGAACacaaaagaaaaatgaaaaaaaaatctaATAAAAATACAAGTGCTACACACTGGGGGGCGATTCTCAACTTGAAACTACTATGCCGTATTACTTGATACAAAAAAACCTACAGCCCCACTCAGATCTATTGGGGGTGCGtgcaaacaaaaagaaaaaaacacaaGCAAAGCTTCTGGGACTCACTTGACCAGATGCACCGGCCATCCTTCTCTCTGTCTGGTAGTGCAGGAGCGGTCGGATCTGAAGGTCAAAGAACCCCTCCGGGAACACCAAGCACTTGTACAGATTTGGGAGAGGGAGAAAATGGAGAGAGTGGAAAGGATAGAGATGAAATGACTGCTCGCTCCCCTCCTCATAATTACCCCGGTGCCCGCTCCCCTTCCCTTCCAGCGGCCcgagaagaaaaaaaaaacaacGGAAGAAGCCCATCCCGAGACAAACTGCCCAGCCCACAAAATCACAGACGCTCGCCCGCGGCCAAGCTTCGACGTAAAAAAGGAAACGGGCCGGTCCGCGTCTTAGACAGGCCGAAAAAGGACACAAAAACGACCAACGCGAATCTACAAGCAAGAAACAGATCGGACGGCTAACCAGTCGACTGAGACTTCGTGAAATCTCAGTCGACTAATTTTTAGCAGCGCCGTATCGGTAATGTTGTATTTTTGTTAACAGCTAGCACGTTAAAGCATCTTTTTTAGAAAAGGAAATATATTAATATCACATCTTCTACATCGACTAATGCATATAGCTATTCTTTATTACAAGCACAAAGCTCCTTAGATGTATCTTAACCTTGGATCGATGTTACACAACAAGCCGTACTAAATGCCATTCTTATTAGGAACTACCTGTAGCAGTACAATTTCCGTAGTAATATAACCTCTCGTAATCAACCGCTTGATAGACGCACAATACCAGGTGAATGGTCCCAGTTGTGAAGATAAAGTTCCCTCAGCCACCTCGCTGTTGACACACTCAGCACACACGGGCACTGTAAGCTCTGAGTATGTTTGTCTCCTAGTCTCCTTTaatcaaagatggagatcaaagggaGAGAAAGATATTTCTTCTACGCACGTTGGAGTCCGAATCTTCAAGAGCATATGCTGAGCAGTGCGTTCCTGTGCTGGCACACAGCCAATACACAAGCAGCCAGACACGCACAGAGGCACATGCATGCACGCGCACGCTGCACCGAGCACGCGAGCTGTCGCGCTTGTCCTCTCCTGCCGTGTTGCACGAGCACCTTTTACTTAGAGCACCAGTGACCAACCTCCAGCAGAGCTAAGCACGCCAAATGCATGTGTATTATTGAATCTTTCATGTGAATTTTTTATATGAATTCGTATTTCGAAACGTTGCAGTATCCCTGTCCAATTGATAACTATCATACACGCACTCTAAAATTAATGACCGCATGTATGTTACTATAAATTGACTATTTGCATGGTACAGTCTCTTGACCTACCGAGTTTTTCTTTCTGTGTGTTCTAGTAGACTTAGAGAGAGCAGAGAGGTAGAGAAGGCAACCAAAGAGATTTGAGAAAGAGCGTCTGTGCACGGAGCCGCCATTGTGCGTATAAAAATAAGAGGAACACTGTATTGTCGGCAGAACGAGTTAGAACTCACCTACCGCGGCCTTGGATTCCAGAAATCACATGTAGAAATCAGCATGCCTAGTGCTGCCGTGTCTACTGTAATAGACTGAAGCAGGAATCACGCAGTGCTTTAATCAGTGTCGTCTGCGTAGGAATTAGTACACAAGAGACCTTTGTGCCGAGGCAGCGCATGAACGTCCCAGTGCACAAGAGAGCTACCTGGTGCACTGCGTAGGAATCAGTAAGATACCCTAAGAAGGGTAGTTTGAGAACTCTCATATTTTTTCGTAATCGTTTGTGGGCGGTTTGAAAGTCGCCACTAAAGATGTCCTAAGAAGTGTAGTTTGAAAACTCTCATATTACATTGCTTGGGAGGGTCTGGGCAACATATTTTATCATAACCTCTCTGGCCTCATGCAAAAGCGTTGAAGTGAAGTGTCTAAGTCAGCTGGTTTTTAAAGAGCAACTTGTACACGAATAGACTGTTGCAGCATATCCAAAAAGGGGGTAACTATGACCGACTGTCCATCACTCACACGTCCATACGCCGGCTCTCTGGTCTGCCATACGCAGCCACAGATGCTCGTGGCGCGCCTGCGCCGGCGCCGGAGTCCGACAACGACGTCCTGGACCAGTTTGCGACGAGGGCGTCGGCGGCCTCCCTGGGGCTGTAGACGTCCCACCACACATGGCGCTCCGGCGTGTCGCACGCCATCTCCTTGCTGACGCACCCCCTCCGTCGCCCACAAGGGGCCCAGCCCGCAGCACGCCTCCCTCGTGTTTGAGCTAGCTTGCAGTTCCACCCGGGGCTATAAATAGGACTACGTACGCACCTGGTTTTATCAGCTTCCATAGAAAGACAACTTACACAAGTTGAGTCAAGTACCGCACCGCCACCACTAGCTAGCAAGCAATGGCCACACCCACCGATGAACCCACCATCACCATGGAGACCTGCGGCGACGTCTCCGACGACCCCACCATGGAGACCATCGGTGTCCTCTCCGATGTTCCCATTGTGAGCAAAAGCCTCCCTATAGGCGCCGTCTCCGCCAATTTCAAGGTCACTCGTGGCTTCGGTGGAATCGCGGAGAACGCCAAGGTGAACGTCGACAGGCTGTATCTGCGCCAGATCATGACGGGCTGGGACGCGAATCAGTCGGATGTGATAAAGCCCAATGCCGTAACTGGGCTAGGTAAAACTGCTGTGAACAACTGGGGGATCTATGACGGCCCTGGCCCCAAGGCGAAACTGGTTGCCAAAACGCACGGCATGCACACATTTGCCGGCAAATGGAGCAATTGGTTCACCCTGGTGTTTGTGGTCGAAAGGTACGTAGAGTAACTATTATTGTTTTGTTTCACGGTTTTTGTTTTACATGTAAGGCCAATAATACATGAGAGTCTACCGGGCATGAAACCACTGCTGAGAATGACCTAATTATTATGTAGGAGCAAAAACGATTATATATATTGTGCATGCAGGTTCGAAGCGTCCACTCTTCAGGTTATGGGAGCTAATGATGAGGATGAGGCAGATAATGAGTGGGCCATTGTAGGTGGGACCGGTGAATTCGCGATGGCTCGCGGTATCATCCAGAGAAGAGTATATAGTGTAACAGACAGTACATTAACACATGCTCTTACTATTGAATTCTTCTGCCGCATGAAGGAGGTAAACCTGTAATTAATTTCAGGTCGCCCTCTTTGCATCATATATTCTAGCTCATTGTTGAATTTCTTCTCGTTATCTGATCACTTTGCATTACATATGTAGTAAAATACTTATCATTTCTTTTCTGTTATTTCGAATCGAGCTCATTGTTGGAATATGTTATACACTGGGGACCCCTACTATCATGTCAGTCTCAATTACATAGCCTAGTAGTAGGTCTTGTAAAATCATATTTGGACGGCCATTTTTAGCCTGTAAATACAAACCCCACCAAGGGTCCATTTGTTGCTCCTAGTAGTATTTTTTTGTAAATACAAACCATGGTATTTTCTGTAAATACAAACCCTACCGTGAGACATAAAGAGGACCTGGTCTCCCAAATCCCCCTATAAAAGGGGTTGAGGGAGGAGAGGTGGAGGACTCTTCATTTTTGCCCTATGACTCTGTTTGGCTCTCTCCTTTATTCCTTCACTCCCTCATTTTGTTGGGCTAAACCAACAATCGTGAATCATGATGCCTGATCCTTCATATTCAGGTCGTCCCTTCACCTACAAAGAGAGGAACAGTTGGTGGAAATAGAGGCACCCTGCCTCGGGAAATGGAAGGCAAATCCCAACGTCTTGAAAATGTGACAATCTACCATGTAGGTGCAGTTGAAGGGTTTCAATTTTCCTACGTTGACGAAGACGGGAAAATCCGCACCACTGATACTTGGGGTCGAGTACATCCTGATCCTTTGCGGAAGACCGAAGTGAGTAGATTTCATATTTTGCTATGCATGTGGGGCGCGGTTGTTTTGCAAATCATGTTATAGTTTATGCCTGGCTTCATCATGAAAGGACGGTGCAAATCTATGTTTGGTTAGAGCTAAACTAACCTAAACTTGACATCAATTTATGGAAAATATTATCAAACGGTATGACTCCAAATATAGGTATATATATAGTATAATGAAAATATATATTACTTGTAAAATCATACTCACTACGTTTTTTACATGTCGTATTAGTTTTGTTATAAGTCAAACATTTGTATCTTTGACTATATAGATTCATAACATATATAAGATTTGTTTTTTAGATTTACTATGAAAAATACTTTTATAGTATATAATTCATATATATGTTGTGAAACTATAAGGATGTTTTGAAAATGATTAGATGGTTATTAACGTTTGACTTAAAGCACTGCGACCTCTGAAAGAAAAGAAGAGAGAGGGAGTACGTATAGTTGCTTATTTAGTGATATAATGTAATATCTTTTTATGGAAATTAAGATAGTTTGACCTAACATTATTTTAGACTTATATCTTTTTTGGGAGGTATGGAGTTTGTACCTATGTATATCTTTTGTTCTATCACCTAATTAATAAATACTTGATGATATATCTTTTTTCCTCTTAACTTATTATGTGTTGTTTTACAGATAAAGTTTGGCCCATCAGAGTTTGTGAAAAAGATCAATGGGGCTCAGAGAGGAGGCGAGGGCTGGCTGTCAAAATTTGAGATCGTCACCACCCACAAAACGTATGGTCCTTTTGGAGCTGACAACGGCACTCCAAATTTCAGTTATACCGTGCCGGAGGACGAGACGGTGGTGGGCTTCTTCGCAAACACTGATAACATTTTCGTCACTTCGATTGGTGTTTATACCATCTAAATCATTCAATATTCGACCCTGCGGCAGCCTGCAGTTACCTACATGTTCCTTTTAATCATCAGAGTGTTTGATTTCTTCCCGTTTCCGCTGTTCCAGCAATAAGATGGCTAGCTAACAAGGGTGTGTCCCCCTTGTCTATGCCTATTGCATTGTGATCTTTCATAATCAAATCGGTCGTGTAACatctttctttttctctttcgCAATGTTCAATGATGTTTCCAGAGATTGTTTACTTCGGAATAAAACAGATCGTATTGATATGATAGTAAAGTAGAATGAGTAATCACGTTCATGTATTTCCATATCCATATAGCATCAGCCAATCCGCGTCTTCCCAAGCGTCCTTGTTGCTGTTTATTAGGTATGGTCGCCCTAGCGGTGCTACGCCGTGTGCACCTCTATCACTATATCACTGCTATTGATGGCGACTGACCCATGGTCTCGTGCTAGTCCACAGCGTCCTACACTCGTGCACAGTTTCCGCGCACCACGACCGCCCTGTTGCCAATACCCGCCAGTCTCATCTCATGGTTTCTGGTCCAACATTCAGCATCGTGTGTGTCCCACCATAATAGAACTAGCCCAAAATATGCGGACACGCCTAGTGTCTCACTGTGCGTCTCCTGCACTAAGGTCGGGGCTTCTCTCTACAACTCCAGGCAgcttcatcttcctcttcttctacATGGCTACATCTATGCACGCTGTGTACCACAAGAGATATAGTAGCGCATTGACGTGTCTGGCACACTCAAATAGCTCATATATATCCAGATCTCTCCATCATCAAGAGGGAGAACATCAACCAGGAAATCGCCGATCCTCGCATGGAACAGCTCACCCTCGAGGAGAAGCTAGCACGCGTTTGcgacaacatcatcaccgacactGCAGGCATCGAGCAAGCCCACCCCTATAGCACCGACATCACCACGGTCCAAGCCAGATTGGATCTGGACGCAGTCAACGACAACGGTAGTCTTGCTACGGAGATACAACAAGCAATGATTGCAACCAACAAATCCTCCGTCAACAGCATGATGAAGGAATCCCCTCCATCGGGCACCACAGAAATCATCAAGAAAGCGTCGCACAACTTCCTTAGAGCACCACCAGTACTATGGCCGCTTTTGCTACTTTGCCCAAATCAGACCGTCGACAACTGCTATCCCCCGGTCATCATCTTCAAGCCGGCCTTGGACGATGACAGAAACAGCCCGCAACCACCCAACGTTCACCTCAACAGAAAGATGCATATCCCAAGGAGATCCCAACATCAACACTACTATCAGTCAATTGGGACAAGAGGTAATAAACTATTACACTACCCGAGATTCCGCCTCATCATCCGACAGGAGATCCCATGGCACGCCGAGATACAACACCACAACCGCCCATGCCGCCGTCTACCGGCGAATGATTTGCTTGTCAGGGGTGAATGATAGAGTTACTCAGCTTGTCACTGCCGTCCACTGCACATTCAAGCCCTCAGCAAAATCATGAGAAATAGAAAATGGGTGATTTCGCCCGGGCGCTACATGAGAATGCTTGGGCACGGGATGTGGACCCAAAAGTCAACACCGCTACTCTGCATGAATATCTTACATTGTGGACTTGGACTATTGGAATAGAACTTGATCAGACACGACAAGATGAGGTATTGTGCTCCAGGGAGACAAGTGGCACCTTCACCACGAGATCAGCCTATGCAGCCAAGTATTGGGGTAGTGAAGTAGACCCAACGGCCGAGTTCACTTGGAAAGCTAGATCCCGTTAAATTGCCGTTTTTCGCATGGCTGGCCCTGCAGAATAGGTGGTGACCTCCGTCCGTGTTGCGCGAAGAGGACTTGATCATCAGGTCCAACGCCTGTTGTGTAACCAGGAGGAGGAAAGCATAGACCACCTACTTATACGCTGCGTTTTTGCGAGACAGATTTGGGCAGCGATATTCCAGGCCCTGGGCAAGCCAGACTGGGTGCCGACAACGAACGACACTCTCTCGGGATGATGCTTTAGCAAAAGCACCAATGGGACACACAAGAGAATGCTGAATGCTCTACATATTCTAGTCATGTGGGAGATATGGAAGCATCGCAATGCAATTGTGTTCGAGAGAGCTATGCCATCGATGAactatcactagtagaaaacggccatttgtcccggttcgtaaggcccatttgtcccggttggggaaccgggactaaagggtcgttattAAAGTCCTaaacctttagtcccggttcttacaccaACCAGGACAGATGGGTCTCCATGTGGCCGCTGCTGCTTGCCCTGACAGgggggccttttgtcccggttggtaccaccaatcgggaccaataagctaccacgcgtcagcattttaggggctagggtttttgttttttttctgaaaGGGGGGAGTTTCGTAGTTTTGGGGGGTTTTGTATGGTTAATTTTGGggggtttcatatattgtgttaggtagctaattaattaatagagaTAAGTGTCCTCTCTGATCTCCGTGCTTGGTTgacgctagctagtaagcaaatgaaggaaagCATTAAGTACAGAAGTTCGTCATGTACATATTCATaaagagagaagtgatatcgacctctccttctctgagagattggtcgaacatcaagtttcgtatatctatccggcgctactagctacatatatacaatattaAGATCTCATACAATATAATCCCCTAATTATATATGAACTCATCTTCCAGATGGTATTCTCCGgctttattgatgacgtggtcaagaaagaatcccaccacttcctcttgaattgctttgATGCGATCTTATGGTAGGAGTTCATTCCGCATCTGccacatctaatttaaagaagggggtcaatacatatatatgaatgaaacttaacacaaatgatggtaatataatgaaattgtgaatattattgcttacgcacatcGAATTGTCTTTTAGAGTAGCCCCGGGTTTTTTTGCAAGTCGCATTGTAGATgaactcgcaaacgtagtatccatagtaatcattcccttgttcctgccacaagcactttacgagaaatagcgaggtcaatcaaactgataatgaagcattataaatggCATTGATGAAAGTAGCTAGAATCAACAGGATCGAGATGCGCGGAattagctagctagtactacttactttcgggtatgtCCATCGCAGCTCCGTCGGCAGTCCCGGAGATTGTGCGGTGAATACTTTCCAAACACTGcgagacaaagaaaacaattacttgatatcaagAAATGAACAAAAggttgccgatatggtgcgataatgatcgattaaacttacttctcgagcattttagtcatgtccgcataggtcTCGGGAGATTTTcttctcgagtctaagacggttactagtccctgctcaagcttaatctccaggagaatatagtggaagctgCGTACGCAtacataactcatcaattacattactataacctcgagtaataagggaaaccgaatatgcacaagacagtaacactcacttgaagttgtaaggaaagagtattttatttttgttttgatttattaccaACGATTGGGGCAAGTTGGCCTCGGTTGCTTTGGCATCAAATTTAACCGTATATTCATCTATGAAATTTGtattaatgaacccaatatcatagaTTTCTGCTTTTCTACACTCGACGAtattcaatctgcataatatagtgaggataattacaaaTAAATgtaatgaaagagctgagctatacatatagagacttaatgacagaagtagtacttacagacagtagcaagtgaccgttagtttatcgagggccttttgattgagCCACCGGAATAACTCCTCAAATGAAACAGACAACAATTCAATTCCAATgaggtcgtgctcctctttaactcttAGCGTCGAAGTATTCGTCCACCTCCATTATATCAAAATTTGCATTGTCGGGcgggtaatctccaagattggtataatcgggcaccatcctcggatcattagcgacgatatcgctagacaccttgagcaaggggcacgattggttcgcttgttcgccgacctgggcaatttttttcccagctcgtcgttctgcTAACCTTCGATAACTGATAATACTTCCCGACTACTCCGCTTCGATAAATGACTTTCCAATCATGCGCTCATAGTTGGTTTTCAGCGGAGACGGTGGTGGTTTCTTCAGGGCATCAAGTGTGCGCTttgctttcaccggatctaccttgtcctccggaggtggatgtttctttgctttcactgCTTCAAAGAAGTCCCTCACTTCGGCTTCCATGATCTTCTTGTTTTCCTCCACTgacctctcgtatggtaacttctctagaggcttTAGAGATGGACCGACACTTaattgcctcccgcctctggctgtactgctagatgCCAGAGCAGACGGAGTGGCTGCGGCTCTCTTCTTTGCTTGATTACGAGGCAGAGGAGAACGAGTACGACGCgtcggagcagccggagcggcggcgggtctcttccacCCTTGCTGACGaagcggagaaggaggaggctggccgctcgagcgcgccggcgcaggcggagaaggaggcgaaGTGCCTCCACGCGCTggagaaggaggcagagtgccctgatcactcactggaggaggaggcggaggaggaggcggagttcCCTGACTCATCGGAGGAGGAGCAGTAGGAGGCAGAGTGCCCTgagtcgccggaggaggaggaggaggcgaaggaggaggtggagtgccctgactcgccggaggagtaggaggaggcggagtgccctgacttgccgaaggaggaggaggaggcggaggaggaggcggagtgccctgactcgccggaggaggaggaagaggcggagGCGTCTAGTTCGGAAGGTCGATGAGCTCCTTctgccataggcatggagtcttcagagctgaatccagccgagtctccccttcaccggtagggtggtcaaacTAG is a genomic window of Triticum urartu cultivar G1812 unplaced genomic scaffold, Tu2.1 TuUngrouped_contig_670, whole genome shotgun sequence containing:
- the LOC125530983 gene encoding uncharacterized protein LOC125530983; protein product: MATPTDEPTITMETCGDVSDDPTMETIGVLSDVPIVSKSLPIGAVSANFKVTRGFGGIAENAKVNVDRLYLRQIMTGWDANQSDVIKPNAVTGLGKTAVNNWGIYDGPGPKAKLVAKTHGMHTFAGKWSNWFTLVFVVERFEASTLQVMGANDEDEADNEWAIVGGTGEFAMARGIIQRRVYSVTDSTLTHALTIEFFCRMKEVVPSPTKRGTVGGNRGTLPREMEGKSQRLENVTIYHVGAVEGFQFSYVDEDGKIRTTDTWGRVHPDPLRKTEIKFGPSEFVKKINGAQRGGEGWLSKFEIVTTHKTYGPFGADNGTPNFSYTVPEDETVVGFFANTDNIFVTSIGVYTI